Below is a genomic region from Spartinivicinus marinus.
CCTTCTTCTTGGTCATGATGCCAGTCACTATGCCTGTTCTTGCGGCAGGTTTATTAACTGTCATTGTCTTAGAGAAAACTCACTGGTTTGGTTATGGTGAGCAAATTCCTGAAAGTGTTAGAGCTGTCTTGGTTGACTTTGCCAAAGAAGAAGCGGCACAACGTAATAAAAAGGATATTGCCAGTTTAATCATTCAAGCTATTGCGGGCATTTTACTCGTCTTAGGGCTTGCCTTTCATGTAGCAGAGGTAGGCTTTATTGGGTTATTGGTGATTGTGGTAATTACTGCTTTCACGGGCATAATTGAAGAACATCAAATTGGTAAAGCCTTTGAAGAAGCACTCCCCTTTACCGCACTACTTGTCGTATTTTTTGGTATTGTAGCGGTTATTCATGACCAGCATCTGTTTTCACCTATCATAAACTGGGTATTAGAAATGGATGTATCCGCCCAACCTGGCATGTTCTTTATTGCTAACGGTTTATTATCAATGATCAGCGATAACGTATTTGTTGCCACTGTTTATATTAACGAAGTGAAACAGGTATTTGATAATGGCCTGATTAGTAAAGAGCATTTTGAAAAGCTAGCTATCGCTATCAACACCGGTACTAACCTACCCAGTGTGGCTACGCCCAATGGCCAAGCTGCATTCTTATTCCTGCTAACGTCTGCCTTAGCACCTTTAATTCGCCTTTCCTATGGAAAAATGGTGATCATGGCATTGCCTTACACGCTAGTTCTAGGTGGAGTGGGTTATTTCATGGTAACCCACTTTATTTAGTAGTCATTTCAAGGGGCTTCAGAGCCCCTTATCAATGACTACTCTCATACTTATCTCGCCACACACATTGGCCTTGCTGTGCAATGACATCAAGCTTTGCCTCATGAGCAGCTAACTCATCTGCGGTAGCGCTAATCACAGGTAGAGGTGGCCGATCAGCAGCAAGCCGCTTGATTTGCCCCTGATTACTCTGCCCTCCTCCTTGGTTTTGAGAACTGCCTCCAAAAGCAAGTGCCGTTTGCCCACCCGTCATTAGCAAATAAACATCTGCTAGTATTTCCGCATCCAATAATGCGCCATGATAAGTCCGTGCTGAATTATCAACTCCATAACGTTTACAGAGTGCATCCAAATTATTTTTAGCGCCAGGGTGTTTATTTCTTGCTAACACTAATGAGTCAGTAATACGACAATAGTTTTCTACGGTGCCAGGATTATTGCTGGCTAACAGCCCAAACTCATGATTAATAAAGCCCACATCAAAGGGTGCATTATGAATAACCAGCTCAGCGCCTTTAATAAACTCAAAAAAGTCAGCCGCTATTTCAGCAAATACCGGTTTATCCACCAACATTTCATTAGTAATACCATGAATTTCAATTGCTTCCTGCTCCACTTCACGCTGAGGATTAATGTATTGGTGGTAAGAATTACCCGTTAGCTTG
It encodes:
- the nhaB gene encoding sodium/proton antiporter NhaB, translated to MPSTLKSAFMHNFLGYAADWYKYTIIGFLIINPFILSLMGPTIAGWALVAEFIFTLAMALKCYPLQPGGLLVIEAIVLGMTSPDALKHEVEQNFPVILLLMFMVAGIYFMKDLLLFTFTKILISVRSKVILSLLFSIVAAVLSAFLDALTVTAVVISVGVGFYSVYHKVASGKKFQHSEHDPHADDSIVDIHRRDLEQFRAFLRSLMMHAAVGTALGGVCTMVGEPQNLLIAEKVGWDFIAFFLVMMPVTMPVLAAGLLTVIVLEKTHWFGYGEQIPESVRAVLVDFAKEEAAQRNKKDIASLIIQAIAGILLVLGLAFHVAEVGFIGLLVIVVITAFTGIIEEHQIGKAFEEALPFTALLVVFFGIVAVIHDQHLFSPIINWVLEMDVSAQPGMFFIANGLLSMISDNVFVATVYINEVKQVFDNGLISKEHFEKLAIAINTGTNLPSVATPNGQAAFLFLLTSALAPLIRLSYGKMVIMALPYTLVLGGVGYFMVTHFI
- the dnaQ gene encoding DNA polymerase III subunit epsilon — encoded protein: MRTIVLDTETTGIDPKQGHRIIEIGCVEVINRKLTGNSYHQYINPQREVEQEAIEIHGITNEMLVDKPVFAEIAADFFEFIKGAELVIHNAPFDVGFINHEFGLLASNNPGTVENYCRITDSLVLARNKHPGAKNNLDALCKRYGVDNSARTYHGALLDAEILADVYLLMTGGQTALAFGGSSQNQGGGQSNQGQIKRLAADRPPLPVISATADELAAHEAKLDVIAQQGQCVWRDKYESSH